AAGCTTTTGAATTGACTCTTCGCCACGACGACTATCGTCTTCACTGATTTCTTTTTCTTTCAGTAGTTCTTTAATATCACCATTTGCGTCACGGCGGATATTACGTATTGCGACTTTACCTTGTTCAGCCTCAGCTCTAACTACACGAATAAGATCTTTACGACGTTCTTCTGTTAAAGCAGGCATAGGAATACGCATCACAGAACCCGCACTCATAGGGTTTAAGCCCAAATCAGACTGCATAATGGCTTTTTCTACTGCCTGAGCTGCGCTTTTATCAAACACTGTTAATGCCAAAGTACGAGAATCTTCAGCAATAATATTAGCTAGCTGTTTTAAAGGAGTATCGGTTCCATAATAAGGCACCATAATACTATCTAATAAACTAGGGTGTGCACGACCTGTACGGATTTTTGAAAGTTGTCCTTTTAATGCAATTACACTTTTTTCCATACGCTGACGCGCGTCATCATTAATTTCATCAATCATTAGTTATTCCTACTGTCTAAACTATTTATTCTGAATGGCTGATTAGCGTGCCAT
The sequence above is a segment of the Paraglaciecola sp. L3A3 genome. Coding sequences within it:
- the frr gene encoding ribosome recycling factor, encoding MIDEINDDARQRMEKSVIALKGQLSKIRTGRAHPSLLDSIMVPYYGTDTPLKQLANIIAEDSRTLALTVFDKSAAQAVEKAIMQSDLGLNPMSAGSVMRIPMPALTEERRKDLIRVVRAEAEQGKVAIRNIRRDANGDIKELLKEKEISEDDSRRGEESIQKLTDTFVKQVDDILVIKEKDLMEV